The Lycium barbarum isolate Lr01 chromosome 9, ASM1917538v2, whole genome shotgun sequence genome has a segment encoding these proteins:
- the LOC132610190 gene encoding uncharacterized protein LOC132610190, whose protein sequence is MADRNNNSSAITVTPAIKPIWAKQAEEAKLKSEAEKDAAAKAAFEATFKNIDSSSTAANNAAAATSDTDDEEYEEKRLASKPVGPVDPTKCTAAGAGIAGGTACVTSTFTVVTKDCDGRKVGVGGAEVRVRVSPGVGVGGSDLEGIVKDMGDGSYTVSYIVQKRGNYMVNVECNGKSIMGSPFPVFFSTGSTTGGLLGVSTSTTFPNMVNQNMPNMPNYSGSVSGAVPGLLGMIPGIVPGAGGGVVLPGIGASLGEVCREYLYGRCAKTDCKFSHPPHNLLMTALAATTSMGTLSQVPMAPSAAAMAAAQAIVAAQALQAHAAQAQAQSGKDSSGSGDKDGKADSLQRTLQVSNLSPLLTVDQLKQLFGFCGAIVDCSITESKHFAYIEYSKPEEATAALALNNIEVGGRPLNVEMAKQLPPKAAVNSGSSSLPLMMQQAVAMQQMQFQQALLMQQAMTAQQAANRAATMKTATDLAAARAAEISRMLKANGLVSEDKETDDKAKSASPSRARSRSRSPSKSRSRSRSKSRSPISYRRRRRSRSFSPLPRRSRDYRSRSPVRPRRYSGYEDERRSYRDIRHTSDRSRKRDFVRFYDRRSPVSRRNRSRSTSPRTRKSYRGDSGSPKCRRESPAHKTSRASRRESLSPEHGRRSRSSPKDGERKSKYSRRSRSKSAEVRDQSDDKLEGSRGEKAKQKDQGRSASPQVVEDAQKKMSPEVVEESKSKHRRTSRSRSPEEKHHFSRSREEKRKHHARRRSKSRSKSPEEKDHSSDKLDRNKGDKPKHRSRRHSKSRSRSPEEKHRSSDKLERSRKEKSKNRSKKRSRSRSVDDKQHGSKPSANRSDNRRSKHRGRSRSKSSESRHGSGEDETIKDEVRGHRGHQRSSRQYDSNRGMAEASLMEEDPAKGM, encoded by the exons GCCGCATTCGAAGCCACTTTCAAAAACATCGATTCCTCTTCAACCGCCGCCAACAACGCCGCCGCCGCAACATCCGACACTGACGATGAGGAATACGAGGAGAAACGGCTCGCATCTAAGCCGGTCGGTCCAGTGGACCCTACAAAATGTACGGCGGCTGGAGCTGGTATAGCTGGTGGTACGGCTTGTGTTACGTCGACGTTTACTGTAGTTACGAAGGATTGTGATGGGAGGAAAGTTGGTGTTGGTGGGGCTGAGGTTAGGGTTAGGGTTTCACCCGGTGTTGGTGTTGGTGGATCTGATTTGGAAGGGATAGTGAAGGATATGGGTGATGGGAGTTATACTGTCAGTTATATTGTGCAGAAAAGAGGGAATTATATGGTTAATGTGGAGTGTAATGGCAAGAGTATTATGGGTAGTCCTTTCCCTGTTTTCTTCAGTACAG GCAGTACTACTGGCGGGTTATTGGGTGTATCAACGTCAACCACATTTCCAAATATGGTCAACCAGAACATGCCTAATATGCCAAACTATTCTGGTTCGGTATCTGGGGCAGTCCCAGGATTGCTTGGGATGATACCAGGTATTGTTCCTGGAGCTGGCGGAGGAGTAGTTTTACCTGGAATTGGGGCATCTCTCGGGGAAGTTTGCCGAGAATACCTTTACGGACGGTGTGCAAAAACTGATTGCAAATTCAGTCACCCCCCTCACAATCTTCTAATGACTGCTCTAGCTGCGACCACCAGTATGGGTACTCTTAGTCAAGTGCCCATGGCACCTTCTGCGGCTGCTATGGCTGCTGCTCAGGCAATTGTTGCTGCACAAGCTCTTCAAGCGCATGCTGCTCAGGCACAAGCACAGTCTGGAAAAGATTCCTCTG GATCAGGTGACAAAGATGGAAAGGCCGATTCCCTGCAAAGAACTTTGCAAGTCAGCAATCTCAGCCCACTTTTGACAGTGGATCAGTTGAAGCAGCTGTTTGGTTTCTGTGGTGCAATCGTTGATTGTAGCATTACTGAATCCAAACATTTTGCTTACATCGAATACTCAAAGCCCGAAGAAGCAACTGCCGCTTTGGCGTTGAACAATATAGAAGTTGGTGGTCGCCCCTTAAATGTTGAAATGGCAAAACAACTTCCTCCAAAGGCAGCTGTAAATTCAGGTTCTTCCTCTTTGCCCTTGATGATGCAACAAGCAGTAGCAATGCAACAGATGCAGTTCCAGCAGGCCCTATTAATGCAGCAAGCTATGACTGCACAACAAGCAGCTAATCGAGCTGCAACCATGAAAACTGCTACTGATTTGGCTGCAGCAAGAGCTGCAGAAATAAGCAGGATGTTGAAAGCTAATGGTCTGGTCTCTGAAGACAAGGAAACTGATGACAAGGCCAA GTCAGCATCTCCCAGTCGTGCTAGGTCAAGATCCAGGTCGCCATCCAAATCACGATCCAGATCAAGATCTAAGTCCAGATCTCCAATAAGTTATAGGCGAAGGCGGAGATCCCGTTCTTTCTCTCCTCTGCCGCGGAGATCAAGAGATTATAGATCCAGATCACCTGTGAGACCCCGGCGTTATTCAGGCTATGAAGATGAAAGGCGGTCATATAGGGATATTAGACATACTAGTGACAGAAGTAGAAAACGGGATTTTGTTAGATTCTATGATCGTCGTTCTCCTGTTTCAAGGAGAAATAGAAGTAGGAGCACAAGTCCACGAACTAGAAAATCTTACCGTGGTGATTCAGGCTCACCGAAATGCCGCCGAGAAAGTCCAGCACACAAGACAAGTAGAGCTTCTCGACGTGAGTCACTGTCGCCTGAACATGGACGAAGAAGTAGGTCATCCCCAAAAGATGGTGAGAGAAAATCAAAATATAGCAGGCGATCGAGATCAAAGTCTGCTGAAGTTAGGGACCAGTCTGATGATAAGCTAGAAGGAAGCAGGGGTGAGAAAGCCAAGCAGAAGGATCAGGGAAGGTCAGCATCACCACAGGTTGTTGAGGATGCTCAGAAGAAAATGTCACCAGAAGTCGTGGAAGAAAGCAAGTCAAAGCACAGAAGAACTTCCAGGTCCAGATCCCCAGAAGAGAAGCATCATTTTAGCAGAAgcagagaagagaaaagaaagcATCATGCTAGAAGGCGCTCCAAGTCAAGGTCCAAATCTCCTGAAGAGAAAGATCACTCAAGTGATAAATTAGACAGAAATAAAGGAGATAAACCAAAGCATCGAAGTAGAAGGCACTCAAAGTCAAGGTCCAGATCTCCTGAAGAAAAACATCGTTCAAGTGATAAATTGGAAAGGAGCAGAAAAGAGAAATCAAAAAATCGAAGTAAAAAGCGGTCCAGGTCAAGATCTGTCGATGATAAGCAGCACGGAAGTAAACCGTCTGCAAACCGTTCGGATAATCGACGATCAAAGCACAGGGGACGGTCTAGATCAAAATCTTCTGAAAGTAGGCATGGATCAGGTGAAGATGAAACCATAAAGGATGAAGTGAGAGGTCATAGGGGTCATCAGAGAAGCTCCAGGCAGTATGACAGTAATCGTGGAATGGCTGAGGCTAGCTTGATGGAAGAAGATCCTGCTAAGGGAATGTGA